A window of the Fulvia fulva chromosome 3, complete sequence genome harbors these coding sequences:
- a CDS encoding Acetyltransferase — protein MASMTQSFTIDPVTTKEDLTATISLFKSYTQWLNLDLSFQEFDSEMSNMPGKYTPPTGALFLARMANGEPVGCVGLRALSSARTCEMKRLYVDPKGRGLGLGKALAERVIDEAKRLGYDAMMLDTLGHMTAALALYRELGFEEVQAYYETPLEGTVFLRLDLIA, from the coding sequence AGACCTCACAGCAACCATATCTCTCTTCAAATCCTACACCCAATGGCTCAATCTCGACCTAAGCTTCCAAGAATTCGACTCCGAAATGTCAAACATGCCAGGGAAGTACACACCACCAACTGGTGCTCTCTTCCTCGCTCGCATGGCCAATGGCGAGCCCGTTGGCTGCGTTGGTCTTCGAGCTCTATCCTCAGCAAGAACTTGTGAGATGAAGCGTCTCTACGTTGACCCCAAAGGTCGAGGTCTGGGATTGGGCAAAGCTCTGGCTGAAAGGGTCATTGATGAGGCGAAGCGGTTGGGATATGATGCTATGATGCTGGATACGCTGGGGCATATGACTGCTGCGCTGGCGTTGTATAGGGAATTGGGGTTTGAGGAGGTTCAGGCGTATTATGAGACTCCGTTGGAGGGTACTGTCTTTTTGAGATTGGATCTCATTGCGTGA
- a CDS encoding Coupling of ubiquitin conjugation to ER degradation protein 1 produces the protein MANDAQTSINIPQILAVAVVGFLAIRWFMSKPSSSSGPTSAASSRSRNNIDPAKIQAVSAVFPQLDQRSIAWDLQRNGGNVEATMERVLGGRGLESPPPSFQPTLPTPPAAANDSATSSGARKVTGQPDLITRYGLQSKVGGKGKEPVPSEEQKRGGWSADKHARADALKRRREDMILAARRKMEEKERQA, from the coding sequence ATGGCGAACGATGCGCAAACCTCGATCAACATACCGCAAATCTTGGCCGTGGCAGTTGTCGGCTTCCTCGCTATCCGATGGTTCATGAGCAAGCCCTCGTCATCTTCCGGCCCAACATCAGCGGCTTCATCACGATCGCGGAATAACATAGACCCCGCCAAGATACAAGCCGTATCTGCCGTCTTCCCACAGCTTGATCAACGAAGCATAGCCTGGGATCTGCAGCGAAATGGCGGAAATGTGGAGGCAACTATGGAGAGGGTACTAGGCGGCAGAGGACTAGAGTCGCCGCCCCCTAGCTTTCAGCCAACTCTGCCGACACCCCCAGCAGCAGCAAATGACAGTGCGACAAGTAGTGGGGCAAGAAAGGTTACAGGCCAGCCAGATCTAATCACAAGATATGGGCTGCAAAGTAAAGTTGGCGGGAAGGGGAAGGAGCCGGTACCTAGCGAAGAGCAGAAGAGAGGCGGTTGGAGTGCCGACAAGCATGCAAGAGCCGATGCACTGAAGCGTAGGAGGGAGGACATGATTTTGGCTGCAAGGAGGAAGATGGAGGAGAAGGAGAGGCAGGCATAA